The Calypte anna isolate BGI_N300 chromosome 1, bCalAnn1_v1.p, whole genome shotgun sequence region AAACTAGTGGTAGGAAGAGGTCTGCACAGAGGTGCATACACTGAACTGTTACGTGAATGTTTTACTTCTGTTAAAAACTAGATCTGAATTTTCTCAACAAGTTTTCAAATCAATTTTTTGTCTTCTACAGATCTGAGACTTTAGCATCTCCTCGgggtgcttttctttttctccgGTTGGCTCCAGCAAGCATCATGAAGTTTCTAAGTCGTCTTACTGTACCTTTTAATGCCTCCGAAAAAGAAAGGTACCCCCAAGGccaggaaggcagagctggtATTCCTTGAGAGGCCGCCAGAGGGACCCGTCCATTGCTACGAGACTCCCCTACCTTCAGCCAAGAATCCAAGACGTGTTCCTACAAAACCTGTAGACCAGAACGCCTCTGCTGTCTGGGTTGGTATAGATTATTTTCCCCCCCTGAGTCCTACAGCAACAGTTTTCAAGTTTCTCCTCCGTgtctggggacagagtggctgagagcaaccagacagagagggacctgggagtctggattgacaggaagctgaacatgagccagcagtgtgcccaggtggccaagaaggccaatggcatcctggcctgtatcaggaacagcatggccagcaggtccagggaagggattctgcccctgtgctcagtgctggtgaggtcacagcttgagtcctgtgtccagttctgggcccctcagttcaggaaggagattgaggtcctggagtgggtccaaaggagggcaaccaggctggtgaagggactcgagcacagatcctatgaggagaggctgagggagctggggctgttcagcctggagaagaggaggctcaggggagacctcattgctctctacaactccctgaaaggagggggtagccaggggggggttggtctcttttcccaggcaactctcagcaaaacaagagggcacggtctcaagttgtgcccggggaggtttaggttggagattagaaagaatttctttaccgggagggtgatcaggcattggaatgggctgccccgggaagtagtggattctgtgtccctggggatatttaaaaagagactggatgtggcactcagtgccatggtctggtaactgcagttctagtggatcaagggttggacttgatgatctctgaggtcccttccaacccagccaattctatgattctgtgattctgattcAACTGAAAGAGATGTGCCCTAGATACTGAAAGTTAGTAGCATGGGCCTGAATTCATTGTAGCTGCCTACAGCACTTTTTAGTTCCTTTATGTTCTAACTACAATCATTAAGGTCTTGGTTATCTGATGGCATAAAACTGGGTGCGGTATGCACTGATTATTTGCCTTctgaaaagctatttttgtagggaaaatgctgttttatatGGCAACTGAAAACCCTGAGAATAAGTAACATTAgtggggatttattttttttcccctctttcttgctttttgaaaTGACTGCTGCACTCTAAATGTTAGATATCAGCGGGCTAGACATTTTGTTTAAATCTGACACTGCTAAGTTTAGAGTACATAGGTTTTGAATTCAGGATTATTTGTTCTAGCCTGCcctcttttccattttgtgtCTTTTGAATAGTTTCTCTCCATATGATTCTGATGGGCtccttttctgctctgaaaaaaatattccagggaTTGTTTACATGTCCTAAGAAACTCCTTATGTATTGtaatataaagatttttttatttctttatttttaattttttttttttagcaaatatgAATAGTCTGTCTCTGCAGCACTTATACAATAATAGTAGTCACCTAGAGCAGCTCTCTTTAAGCATTACTACTTTTTGCCTCTGTTCTTCATTAAGCTGGCTTGAAAGCATGGCTTCAAACCTACATGAAacattccttttcttcttggtAGGAAACCCAGAGTTATTTTTGTGATACCTTAACCTTCAAGTAGGGTATGATCAATGTTttactctttaatttttttataagctTGAGGCAGTTAGCTTTATGGCTTCTGGAACAGTAAGTGAAATAACTGCTGTGAATAAGCTTTCTTTATGTTTGGAAGAGGTGGAAATATCCACACTAGGCTGCTTGATACCAAACATACAATGATTCTAACAGTTTGAAGAGCACTTGAAGCTCTTTggtatttttccatttgaaaatacTGGTAGGTTTGTAACTTCTTGTAACTCCTCTGCAGTGTTTCTGTCAATTTTTTCTGTGGCAACAGATTTGTGGCTTCTATCTTCTTGATGTTACTTAAGTTTTTCATCCCCTCCTGACTACTAGAATCCTACACTGATAATGCCTCCTGTACTTGTTTTCAGAAACCAGAAAATCATATCCTCAAAGTCAGTGGTTCATTTATGTTCCTATATGCCAGGATAAAGTCACCAGGGAatcatttctctctcttcctgaaCAAACAGTTCAGTTGTACAGCAGCCAATTACTATCCTTAATTAATTGGGGGTTTTTATGGGTTACGTGGTAACTTACAAATGCTGAAAGGTATTTGTACTTACTGCATCTAGAATCCAGTTTGGTGTGCtctagggaaaagaaaatcccaagAAACGGAACCTGATTCTTTTTATTGATAGCTGGGAAGATAAAGAATACTGTGTTAGAAGGATTTCCAGGTTTTGAGTAAGAGTCCAAAATCTTTCCAAGAAATATAGATTATTGAGATTTAACCATCTTTGATAGAAATCCAGTTTTAGAAGTTGCTTTTGTGTGATGTTACTCCAGAATAGAAATTATGTTTGGTTTGAAGTAAAACTGTTTTTGGTGAATATTCTGAAAGCCTTACTAACATAACCTAAGGTGTTGGATCCAGATGGGCATCCTTTATATCACTTTGTATTGCTCTCAGTTCAGCCTGTTCAGGGAGACTAAGGATGTAATTAATTTAACCTATTCAGAGTTACACAAAGATACAAAAAGGAACAGGATTCAGCTCTGAACTGTTATAAATCTGCAGGAATTACAGGAGTAGACaccagtttttctttaaaaccccATCTTGAGTGCTTTTTAAGTATCCAGAGAATAGCTCACTTGCACTCCAAtcacttttcagaaaagaaaggcagaacaGGGTGTTGAAGTTTAGAGGTATGTCTTGCTTAGCAGTTTGCTTAGTGACCGATTTGCTTTGCTGAAGACCAGTTCATTGTCTGTCATTCATTAAGCGACTACTTaatgaatgctgaaaaaaaaattaaataagtgGGAAAGTGAAATCAGGTTGCCATTCCTTCATCTGGAGAAAATTGAtggtgttttttctcatttctatgTCTTTTCCTTCAGGTGTGCCCACAATTTGAAACAACTAAGTCGGTGGTGTCGAAAGAATGCCAGAAGAAACATCGTGGTCCTCGCAAGCCCCAGAATCAGGATGGCAAACACAGTTCCCTTCATCCAGGAGGAGCttgccacagagctgcagcctgcaaaTTTCCACCTTTAACTTTTCAGAATCCAGAAGGACATGCAGTCCACCCCTCAGACAGTCTGAATTACTTGAGGAAGAACCCACAGCACTCTCACAGCCTGCCCAAGAAACAGACAGCAACAAAAGCCAACATCCAGGTGAACAGTCCAGAAAACTGTAAAGAAATACCTTCTCTACCTGCTCCCCAGCCTGTGGAGCCAGAATTCTGTAGCTTACCACATTTAGAGACTGCACAGACGCCTTCCATGAGGAACTGGGGATGCAGCAGCACTCTGGCACAAACAAGTAGCCATGCCTGGCATCgagaagcagagctggcacATGGCATTGGTCCCTGTGGGAGTGGGGATTCAGCAGCAGTACTGGTGACAGATACTCCTGAACATGAGTATGGAGTAAAGGTTACTTGGAGACGGCGGCCTCACTTAATGAAATACCTGCTGGAGAGAGGGAAGCTGAGTGCTGCCAGCATACTAGTGAGCCCTGAGCTCTCAAGGAGGCAGGCTAATGTCTAACTTGGcaggagttttatttttttttttgtgtgtgtgtgcaaagaCAATGTTACTTTCAAGGAACATTCAGCTGTGTTACTGTTACCCTTTTAAATTAGCTGACAAAAAAGACTGCCTTTAGGAAGGAAACATTGTTATTTATTTCGGGTTTTTGCAAAGCTGAGTGCTCCATGGCTTCTCACGAATCAAGCACACCAAAGGAAATTTTCTGTGATGTATTTTGTACACAAAACTGTAAAGTTAGTAAGCTTCTAAATCCGTCTTCTTTACAATAATCGGCTACCAATTTATTTATAGTTATAATACGGTTATGGTGCTATTTCTACTATGTCACATATTCAGAAGAGGGGTCTTTTTGGCCTGGAGGTGTGATTTTTAGTATTACAATGACATTATAATGAGCTAAATTCACCTAAGGGACACAATATTGCAAGTTCTGTAACTCCAGTTGCCCAAGACTGGTCCAGCAGTCAATCTCACCTTGATTTTAGTTCTTTTTATCATATCCTGCATTCCTTAGGTGCCATTATCCTTATAGACCTTAAGTCTGTGCCAGGTTAGTGATACATGTGAAACGCCCTTGATACATCTTGGCTGATTGCTGCCTTCAAGGCCTAGTTATCCCGGGATGTTCTTGCTGAGTGCTAGCTGTGGCACTAACTGTATGCCTTTCCAATCACAATTTTAACTTGTACATACACAGAGGACATATGACACGAAATAATCACATCGCTCTGAAtatctgttatttttcagaacCCCAGGCCTGGTTGTATGGGGCATCGACCACTGCTCTAGCTGGTGGGCTCCCTGCCCATTCGGGGTGGGTGGAagtagatgatatttaaggtccccttccaacccaaaccattctaagaTACACCTACCACCGGCTGATTCTCCAGAAAACCCCGCTGGGTGGCTTCTTTAGGATGGAGATAAGACGGGCCGGGCTTCCTAGGGGAGCGGGGAGGCTCCGAAAAGAGCTTTCTACGTGGCCCCATGGTAGGGGCCGTCACCCCCGTTACCCAGAGGAGGCGGAAGGCGGGGGGTGCAGGGCGGCTGGGGCGGGAAGGGGGCTGGGCTGACCGTCGTCCCGCGCATGTGCGGGGCTCGTCCCGCCCTGCCGAGGGGCTCCGTGTCCGACGGGCGGGCGGTCCGTCCGTCCGTCTGCTGCGCCTTGGGCCAATCAATGGCGCTGCGCCCCTGCACCCGGTTCCGTTGCCAAGGGGAGCGGTGAGGCCGGGGCGCGGCGCGGCGGCCAGGGCCCCATAGCAACGGCGGGGCCGGGGATGGAGAGCGTCAGGGCCCGCGGTGGCTCAGCCGGCGGCAGGTGAGAGAGGCTCGGCGGGACCCTGCGAGTACTCGTCCCGGGCCTGGGCTACTGCAGGACTGTCTGCGGCCCGCACCTCGAGTGGGGGTTTCCCAGCGAGATGATTCCCGGCTCGGTTCCACCTTCCGGCGGGCGGGCGCGGACTGGTTTCGGGAAGGTGACGTCTCCGGGACTCCCGTCGCGGCGCGGAGCTCCGCCTCGCACGGCAGCCGGAGCAACGCACCCACCCGCGGGGCTCCCGGTACCGGGTTGAGCGGGGCCTAAGTGGGCCCAGCCGAGCGCGCGTGGGGCGGTGGCCCCCCCATTGCCCCGGGAAGCAGCCGCTCCCAGCGGGAACACGGCGGTCGCTTAAATCCCGAAGCCGTGCTTGGTGTGCCGCGCTCTTCGGCGTCGTGCGCTGTGCATCGTCTGTGTACTTGTGGGCTGAGCTGGGTTTGTGGGGTCTGGGTCCACCCTGCTCGTTTCTCGGTGCTGATGTGAAGCGTTTTTGCGGGTTTACCCCGCGCTGCTGGTGCTGATGGAGCTCCTGGGGTATATGGGATCATACTCCGTGTGCTGTTgcaagggaaagagagaaaacgGAAGGGAGATCAAGTGAtgtaacaggggaaaaaaactgagaaGTTCGGAAAAAAGGTTTTGGAAAGAGATTATGCCCGTGGCACTTGAATAGCTCAAATCTCGGATTAGTTGAAATTAAAGGTGAGAATACAGGCAGGCAGTGAAAATGAGTTTTGACAGAATTAGTATgattaaaacaaaggaaaaaagtctctTCTGACTCTTGGATCTTGATCTCTTGGACTTGCCTCTGATGTTTggatggggaaaggaaaaagcaggtaAAGAGGGAAACCTAAACCTCTTACAGTTGTACTATAATAAGCATGCTGTAGAAGAGAAACATTATTTACTGGTACCATACAATTGGTAATTTTAGCTCAATAGTTATTCATATATATTAAAGTGATGACGTGAATGAAAGactggttttctggttttgaactCGGGAGTTCTGGAATACTTCCTCAATGTCTTCAaagttaatgaagaaaaagggCATATATAATTTCCATTTGCAAAAGATTATGAGCCCATGTGTTGATAAAGGCTCAAAAGTGATTTCATGTATTGTTGTCCAGCCAAAAGCCCTTTCCATACTTGAAAAAACCCTAGTGTAGTTGAGGTTGTCAGGAATCTTGATAACTGCTAGCCTTGACTTTTGTTTAGATGCACAATAATTgtaattttgaggaaaaaaagacaaactacTTTGCTGATGCTTTTAGCTATACTCATGacccagagaagagaaaaaaaattgaaattccttttaaaagccTATCAGCATCACTGCTAGTCCCTGGGTATTTTTATTTGGCCACACTGCTTTGTAAATTCCTGGATTTATAATTCTGCAAATCTTCTCCTTAGATAAAAGAGAACTGGCTTAATACCTTGATTGTTTCACCACTTTCAAGTCTGAACATTGTGACAAAGAAATCTGTCCAAAATGAGACAAatctctaaatattttataaatgtgGTTGGCATGTAATCTTAGGAGtgcagttttgaaagaaaacaaaaccttttccaaCTGCaatgtgatgctgctgctgtctgggtGAGTGAAGAAAGAATCACCTCATTTCCTGTGACAGGCTGCTGGGGcaagagaggggggaaaaatagcAACAGGGTTACACCTCTCACTCAATTTTCCAAGTGCAACTAGTAATTGCAATTGTTAGGAGTTGTCTTAAAGTTGAACATTGTTTGGATTGTCTCTTCAGTTTCTAAAAAGTTTTCCCATCTCTTACAATTTAGAATTTAGGTTATTGATGACTCAGCTTTAAAGAGGCAaccattctttttctcttctcctgcatgtttttttttttaaaccactaTTGATATGGCATATGTAGGAGGGGCAAGTACCCCACTTTCAATGTAATTATGACTTTATATGTGTGAAAACATTCTGCAACCAAACTTACAGTGAGATAGCTCCAGACTCCTGCTTTGTCAATGAGGCAGTTGGGTgatctctaaaataaaattgtttgcTGTGTTATAATTGAGTCATGGGATGACTTCTCTTCGAAGTGGATTTCTTGTTATGTCTAGAGCTGTTGCCTTAGACTTCTGCAAGAAAAGTTACCTTTCCTCCTAGTGTTGTTTAAAACATGTATTGTCTGAGATGTTAGAACTCTTAACTGTTTGTGTTATTGTTATAGAAGTCTGTGGTCACTTTTGGACCCTTTTCACATTTAGCATTCTTATATGCTATTCCTAGCACTTTAATAGATATCCCTTtcaattttctaaaataaaaaactggACTGGGACTAAAAGTCCACAGTCACTTCTAGAGTATCAGCTCAGAAAATTTAATTCATGttccttcctcatttttttGTCTGAGAGACTGTAAAATGCAATATTTGGCATGAAGTGTGATATACTTGTTTTCAGGAAACTCTGAGTTTTGCTATCTAGTTTGGGCTAAGCATACTGCATGCTATCTGACTGCTGACTTTGTTACTAGAGAAGATAGTAGCTGCTCTAAATTTCATTGGTTTCATGTTGTAATACGTTACAATGCTAACAAAAGTGACAGTAAGTTGTAGTTATTCACAAACAGAAGATCAAAGGAGTCAGAATTCTAAAGCCCTACTTGCTTTGCTCTTTTGCTGGGGAGAGTGAACTCTAGGAATGAAGTGACTGGGAACTAGGAGTGTGTAGCTGAGAGAACATGAAATAGAAACCTGGTGTTCAGCTTATGGAATAAATGTCTCTTTTGTTTCCCTAGCAGAAATCTAGTTTTCATAAAATTCACTGGAATAAACATGATTATGGAAACAGAATGTTCTAACAGTTGCATTGGTGGCTAAGAGCTGAAAAGTCTGTACTCAAGTTGTGCTGTGAATTTGTATCATCCCTGATAACATCAGGATCACTGGGAATCACCAGCTATCACTGAACTATCAGTGACAGTGAGCTATCAAAGACATTTGCCTCACAGGAGATTCCTTGTCTTCTTGCATTATGCAGATATGGAGAACACGGTGCAGCAAGGACAGGTTTGGATTAAATTCAATGCTTTCTCCATATcagacaataaaaataattattaaccTGTTCAACTTTTATAACAAAAGACACTTCTGTAGTACATGtgtctcagatttttttttctcaaattcatagaatcagaatagattttgttggaagggaccttaaagatcatccagtgcCAACCCCTCTGTATGGGCAGGGGTTCCCtgcccactagagcaggttgcttgaagccccatccaacctgaccttgaacacttccatggagggaacatccacagctcctctaggcagcctgtgtcagtgtctcatGACcatcacactgaagaatttcttcctaatgtctaatctaaattcaccctctttcaatttaaaacttCCCCCTTGTTCCATTGCGACatgcccttgtcaaaagtcctactccagctttcttgcaggccccTTTCAGCTATTGGAAGGTCCCTCTATTCCCTATGTATGCTCCAGAACTGGGCTCTGTGATCCAGTTAGGGTCTCAGGAGactggagcaggagggggagaatcaccttcaacctgctggccatgcttcttctgatgcagcccaggatccagttggctttctgagctgctagcacacattgctggctcccattgagcttctcatcaaccaacaccttCTTTTCCTCAGGGGTGTTCTCGCAGAATCAAAGAATTTTAGGGCTTCTTCAgaacctctagagatcatctagtgcACAACCCCTGtcagagcaggttcacctacAGCACATTACACAGAATGGttgtccaggtgggttttgaatgtctccagagatgaaGACTCCACCACCTTTCAGGATAGCCTGTTAAAGTGCTCTCCTgccctcaaagtaaagaagttcCACCTGATGTGT contains the following coding sequences:
- the RHNO1 gene encoding RAD9, HUS1, RAD1-interacting nuclear orphan protein 1 — translated: MPPKKKGTPKARKAELVFLERPPEGPVHCYETPLPSAKNPRRVPTKPVDQNASAVWVCPQFETTKSVVSKECQKKHRGPRKPQNQDGKHSSLHPGGACHRAAACKFPPLTFQNPEGHAVHPSDSLNYLRKNPQHSHSLPKKQTATKANIQVNSPENCKEIPSLPAPQPVEPEFCSLPHLETAQTPSMRNWGCSSTLAQTSSHAWHREAELAHGIGPCGSGDSAAVLVTDTPEHEYGVKVTWRRRPHLMKYLLERGKLSAASILVSPELSRRQANV